Below is a genomic region from Heptranchias perlo isolate sHepPer1 unplaced genomic scaffold, sHepPer1.hap1 HAP1_SCAFFOLD_1774, whole genome shotgun sequence.
ggcagaTCGCTATTGAATTTTGATGTCTTTTTATTGTAAATGTAACTATTTGGGGAACTTTTCTGGCTCGAAGTACAACAGAGGGGTAAACACAGAGAATTACATCGAacgtacagaacagaaacaggccactcggcccaacaggtctatcccggtgtttatgctccactcgagccgactccatctctccctctcaccatctccttctatccctttctccctcatgtgtttatcgagcttccccttaaatccatctccactattcccctcgactgctccttgtgggagcgagttccacattcccaccgctctctgggtgaagaagtttctcctgaattcccgattggatttattggcgactctcttatatttatggattcccccctagttctggtctccctcccaacaagtggaaatatctctacgtctacccgatcgaaccctttcataatccatCAGCTCTGGGCACCGTCCCTCAGGAGGGATGTATCGGCCCCTCGGAGGGGGTGTgggcccagattcaccagaacgaacCCCGGGGCTACAAGGGTTGAATCCCGAGGACGGGTCGCACAgaccgggcttgtattccctcgagtgtagaagattgaggggtgatctaatcgagggggtttgagatgattgaaggattcgatagggtcgatggagagagactattccctctggttttggggggtggagagtccagaacaagggggcaggatCTTAAAACGAGAGCTCGGgcccgtccaggggtgatgtcgggaagcatttcttcatacaaagggggagtggggaatctggaactctctccccccctcgaaaAGCTGTCGGGGCCGGGGGTCGATTGGGAATTTCGAAcccgagattgatcgattttcgttgggtgagggggattgagggttcGGGAAccaaatggggttaagatacagatcagccatggtctcatggaatggcggaacaggctcgaggggctgaatggcctcctcctgttcctaagtaacgggcttgagggagtggagggggggtggggtgggaacgGGCCTACTCTTGTCGCTATGGTAACTCACCCTgaccccaacgcccccccccaaaCGCGACCTACCAGTTGATGAGGTCCCGGAAATAAGCCCAGAGCCTCATCTTCCAGAGGTTGCTGCCCATCTTGCTCATGTACTGCATCTCGGGGGTCAGCATGGCCTCGCAGAGGGCCCGGTAGGGCTCCTCGATGGCGGCCTTGCGGTTGTAGCCCCCGATGCTGCGCTTGCCCATCGGCTGCCAGGGCCGGAAGGCCCTCTCGCGCACCTGGCTGGCCTCCACCAGCCCCCCGCCCTCGATGCAGACCCCGGCCATCTGCCCGTTGAGCCAGCGGAGCTCGGCCACCTCCCAGGTCATGCGGCGGCGCCCGTAGCTGTCGACCTTCCGCCAGAAGGTGCGGTTGAAGTGGGCGTAGAGGCGGGAGTCCAGGCCGTTCCAGGCCCGGGCCTGGGCCTCCAGCTCGGGGAGGGGCCGCCAGAGGTGGGAGGGCGCCCGGGCGTTGAGGGGGAAGTACATCACATCCTCCAGCTCCCAGCACAGCAAGTCCTTCAGGAGGACAAGCGACTCGTCAAAGTACTCGGTCAGCATGACCAGCGAGAAGGTCCCCTCCAGCTTCTGCAGGATTCCCTCCAACCGGGGGTCCGCGGGGTCCATGTCCTTGTCATAGCCCAGGTCGAAGAACTGCAGGTTGCGGAGGTAGTGCCCGTTGAGCGCTATGGGATCGTAGTACGCCCTGGGATGGCGGAGGAAGGCTGCCATCTTGTCCTGGCCCGGGATCGACCAGGTGAAGGGGACGATGGGGGCGTAGTAGCTGAAGCTCGATTCGAAGAGGCTGGCTGGCTCCCGCAGGATGGTGAAGTAGGCCCTCTCCCTGGGCAGCAGCCTGCCCACCTCCGCGGGGTTGAACCTCATGTGGTTGGCGATGACGTTGTAGCAGGAGCCCGGCCTGTAGCCCGAGACGTGGGTCAGCTGGAACGGGGCCGGGTAGTTGAAATCATTGCCCCCGTCCGGGAAGGCGAACCTCAGCTGATGCTTCTCCCCGTAGCGGAGCAGGACGTTGAGCAGGGTGCTGCTCCCCGTCTTGTGGATCTTCAGGAACATCAGCTCCCAGCGAGGGGAGCAAGGCAGGGCGGTCTGGCCGGTCGGAGCCTCGGCTCGGATGGAGCACGACTTTGGCAGCGGGCTCCTGCGgaaagacaaaggggagagtcacAGGGCGGGCGGTCGGGGGGGGTTAACGCGGAGTTACATCACCCCAACGGGTCAAGGCCGTAGCTCGGGCTCCAGGCCAGTCTTCCTCCCTCTCGTTGAAACCGATCACAGGTCAGGCCATGCTCTtgccaaatggcggagcaggcacgaggggctgaatggcctcctcctgttccgatgttctgaggggggcttgacagggtagatgctgagaggctgtttcccccccccggggctggagagtctagaaccagggggcacagtctcaggataaggggtcggccatcctagactgagaggaggaggaatttcttcactcggagggaggtgaatctttggaattctctcccccagagggctgtggacgctcggtcgttgagaatattcaaggctgatcgATGGGTTTTTGGGGAAtcgagggatcgggcgggaaagtggagttgaggtcgaagatcggccatgatctgattgaatggcggaccaggatcgaggggccgaatggcctactcctgctcctatttcttatgttttccctactccatctcaccctatccttctattcctttctccctcaagcttccccttaaatccatctccactattcccctcgactactccttgtgggagcgagttccacattcccaccgctctctgagtaaagaagtttctcctgaattcccgattggatttattagtgactctcttatatttatggccccccctagttctggtctcccccacaagtggaaatatcttctctacgtctaccctatcgaaccctttcataatcttaaagacctcgatcaggtcacccctcagtcttctcttttcgaaagaaaagagccccagtctgttcagtctttcctgatagttataaacctctcagttctgggatcatccttgtaaatcttttttgcaccttctccagtgcctctatattctttttataatatggagaccagaactgtgcacagtgctccaagtgtggtctaaccaaagtatatggagaccagaactgtgctcagtgctccaagtgtggtctaaccaaggtatatggagaccagaactgtgcacagtgctccaagtgtggtctaaccaaggtatatggagaccagaactgtgcacagtgctccgagtgcggtctaaccaaggtatatggagaccagaactgtgcacagtgctccgagtgtggtctaaccaaggtatatggagaccagaactgtgcacagtgctccaagtgtggtctaaccaaggtatatggagaccagaactgtgcacagtgctccgagtgtggtctaaccaaggtatatggagaccagaactgtgcacaatgctccaagtgtggtctaaccaagggatatggagaccagaactgtgcacagtgctccaagtgtggtctaaccaaggtatatggagaccagaactgtgcacagtgctccaagtgtggtctaaccaaggcatatggagaccagaactgtgcacaatgctccaagtgtggtctaaccaaggtatatggagaccagaactgtgcacaatgctccaagtgtggtctaaccaagggatatggagaccagaactgtgcacattgctctgagtgtggtctaaccaaggtatatggagaccagaactgtacacggtgctccaagtgtggtctaaccaaggtatatggagaccagaactgtgcacaatgctccaagtgtggtctaaccaagggatatggagaccagaactgtgcacattgctccgagtgtggtctaaccaaggtatatggagaccagaactgtgcacagtgctccgagcgtggtctaacccaggtatatggagaccagaactgtgcacagtgctccgagtgtggtctaaccaaggtatatggagaccagaactgtgcacagtgctccaagtgtggtctaacccaggtatatggagaccagaactgtgcacagtgctccgagtgtggtctaaccaaggtatatggagaccagaactgtgcacagtgctccaagtgtggtctaaccaaggtatatggagaccagaactgtgcgcagtgctccaagtgtggtctaaccaaggtatatggagaccagaactgtgcacagtgctccaagtgtggtctaaccaaggtatatggagaccagaactgtgcacagtgctccaagtgtggtccaaccaaggttctatacaagtttaacagaacttctctgcttttcaattctgtccctttcgagatgaaccccagtgtttgatttgccttttttatggctacAAGGGGTTAAATCCCGAGGAGGGGTCGCACAGAccgggcttgtgttccctcgagtgtagaagattgaggggtgatctaatcgaggggtttgagatgattgaaggattcgatagggtcgatggagagagactattccctctggtcggggggagagaatccagaacaagggggcagaatcttaaaatgagagctgggcccgtccaggggtgatgtcaggaagcatttcttcacacaaagggggagtgggggatctggaactctccccccccgaaAAAGCTGTcggggccgggggtcaattgggaatttcagacctgagaccgatcgatttttgttgggtgagggggattaagggttcgggaaccaaggggggtaaatggggttaagatacagatcagacatggtctcatggaatggcggaacaggatcgagaggggctgaatggcctcctcctgttcctgtgtgacaatAACTCCTCCCATCTCTACAGCCCCCCCCTTTAACGGAGTGAAACGTCCCCCAGGGCCCctgcacaggagcgtaaatcagagtaaaattcacCACCGAGACCCCacgaggagatattgggacaggagaGCAAAAGCTcgggcaaagagggaggttttaaggagcgtcttaaaggaggagggagagagacggagaggtttagggagggaattccagagctcggggcccgaggcagctgaaggcacggccgccaatggtggagcgatgggaatcgagggggatggacaagagggcggaatcggaggagggcagagatctcggagggtcgtaggaggttacagagatagggagggaggcggggcgaggggccgtggagggatttgaacaggaggatggagaatggtaaagtctctccgtcagggaccccgtttaaagagggagtctctccgtcagggactgctccctccctcagtccccttccctccgtccccctctccccttccctccgatGCCCTCCCTCCGCCTCACTTACTGTGCTTGCGAGATGCTGTAGAACAACATGAAGACAGTCACCAAGAAGATGGCAGCCAGCAGAGCAAAGTGCATCAGCCTCCAGCGACAAAGCAGAGTTCGGACGTGAAGGCCCATCTCCGCCCTGGAAGACACGACACATGGCAGGCCGAGCAGCATCAGCAAAGAGTCACAGACGACCAATCCCCGCCTCATCCCCGGCTCAGCGaggctccctctctcaccccctccgatTCAGGAGGTCCTGGGCTCAAGACGCCAACCACCCCAGAGAGTCGAGCCCCGCAATCGCAGGCCGACACGCCCggtgcccagtactgagggagcgccgcactgtcggagggtcggtgctgagggagggccgcactgtcggagggtcggtactgagggagggccgcactgtcggagggtcggtgctgagggagggccgcactgtcggagggtcggtactgagggagcgccgcactgtcggagggtcagtactgagggagggccgcactgtcggagggtcagtactgagggagcgccgcactgtcggagggtcagtactgagggagggccgcactgtcggagggtcggtactgagggagcgccgcactgtcggagggtcggtactgagggagcgccgcactgtcagagggtcggtactgagggagggccgcactgtcggagggtcggtactgagggagcgccgcactgtcggagggtcggtactgagggagggccgcactgtcggagggtcggtactgagggagcgccgcactgtcggagggtcggtactgagggagcgccgcactgtcggagggtcagtactgagggagggccgcactgtcggagggtcagtactgagggagagccgcactgtcggagggtcggtactgagggagcgccgcactgtcggagggtcggtactgagggagggccgcactgtcggagggtcggtactgagggagcgccgcactgtcggagggtcggtaccgagggagggccgcactgtcggagggtcggtactgagggagcgccgcagtgtcggagggtcagtactgagggagggccgcactgtcggagggtcggtactgagggagggccgcagtgtcggagggtcagtaccgagggagggccgcactgtcggagggtcagtactgagggagcgccgcactgtcggagggtcggtactgagggagccccgaaCACATTATGTTCTATTTTATGATGGATTATATTGTGTTTATATGTATTATATGTTCGATTATAATAAGTTTCATTCGATATGATTTTACATATTATTATATTAAATAATATGATACATATTATTGTATGATACAATATTATATATTTTATATGATTTTATATatcatgatatatattaatctaCAATacattacaggatattatatattattatacgatatattatacgatattatatattaatcGACAATacattacaggatattatatattattatacgatatattacaggatattatatattattatacgatatattacaggatattatatattattatacgatatattatacgatattatatatcattatacgatatattatacgatattatatattattatacgatatattacaggatattatatattattatacgatatattatacgatattttatattattatacgatatattacaggatattatatattattatacgatatattacaggatattatatattattatacgatatattacaggatattatatattattatacgatatattgtACGATATTATAGATTATTAttcgatatattacaggatattatatattattatacgatatattacaggatattatatattattatacgatatattatacgatattatatattattatacgatatattacaggatattatatattattatacgatatattacaggatattatatattattatacgatatattatacgatattatatattattatacgatatattatacgatattatatattattatacgatatattacaggatattatatattattatacgatattatatattattatacgatatattacaggatattatatattattatacgatattatatattattatacgatatattacaggatattatatattattatacgatatattatacgatattatatattattatacgatatattacaggatattatatattattatacgatatattatacgatattatatattattatacgatatattacaggatattatatattattatacgatatattatacgatattatatattattatacgatatattacaggatattatatattattatacgatatattatacaatattatatattattatacgatatattacaggatattatatattattatacgatatattacaggatattatatattattatacgatatattacacgatattatatattattatacgatatattatacgatattatatattattatacgatatattatacgatattatacattattatacgatatattacacgatatatattattatacgatatattatacgatattatatattattatacgatatattatacgatattatatattattatacgatatattacaggatattatatattattatacgatatattatacgatattatatattattatacgatatattatacgatattatatattattatacgatatattatacgatattatatattattatacgatatattacaggatattatatattattatacgatatattacaggatattatatattattatacgatatattatacgatattatatattattatacgatatattacaggatattatatattattatacgatatattacaggatattatatattattatacgatatattatacgatattatatattattatacgatatattacaggatattatatattattatacgatatattatacgatattatacattattatacgatatattatacgatattatatattattatacgatatattacaggatattatatattattatacgatatattatacgatattatatattattatacgatatattacaggatattatatattattatacgatatattacaggatattatatattattatacgatatattacacgatattatatattattatacgatatattatacgatattatatattattatacgatatattacacgatattatatattattatacgatatattatacaatattatatattattatacgatatattatacgatattatatattattatacgatatattacaggatattatatattattatacgatatattatacgatattatatattattatacgatatattacaggatattatatattattatacgatatattatacgatattatatattattatacgatatattatacgatattatatattattatacgatatattacacgatattatatattattatacgatatattatacgatattatatattattagacgatatattatacgatattatatattattatacgatatattacacgatattatatattattatatgatatattatacgatattatatattattatacgatatattatacgatattatatattattatacgatatatgacaggatattatatattattatacgatatattctacgatattatatattattatacgatatattacaggatattatatattattatacgatatattatacgatattatatattattatacgatatattatacgatattatatattattatacgatatattatacgatattatatattattatacgatatattacaggatattatatattattatacgatatattatacgatattatatattattatacgatatattatacgatattatatattattatacgatatattatacgatattatatattattatacgatatattacaggatattatatattattatacgatatattatacgatattatatattattatacgatatattatacgatattatatattattatacgatatattatacgatattatatattattatacgatatattatacgatattatatattattatacgatatattacaggatattatacattattatacgatatattatacaatattatatattattatacgatatattatacgatattatatattattatacgatatattacaggatattatatattattatacgatatattatacgatattatatattattatacgatatattatacgatattatatattattatacgatatattacaggatattatatattattatacgatatattacaggatattatatattattatacgatatattatacgatattatatattattatacgatatattatacgatattatataatattatacgatatattacaggatattatatattttatacgatatattatacgatattatatattattatacgatatattacaggatattatatattttatacgatatattatacgatattatatattattatacgatatattacaggatattatatattattatacgatatattatacgatattatatattattatacgatatattacacgatattatagattattatacgatatattatacgatattatacattattatacgatatattacacgatattatatattattatacgatatattatccgatattatatattattatacgatatattatacgatattatatattattatacgatatattatacgatattatatattattatacgatatattatacgatattatatattattatacgatatattacaggatattatatattattatacgatatattacaggatattatatattattatacgatatattatacgatattatatattattatacgatatattatacgatattatatattattatacgatatattatacgatattatatattattatacgatatattacaggatattatatattttatacgatatattatacgatattatatattattatacgatatattatacgatattatatattattatacgatatattacaggatattatatattattatacgatatattacaggatattatatattattatacgatatattatacgatattatatattattatacgatatattatacgatattatatattattatacgatatattacaggatattatatattttatacgatatattatacgatattatatattttatacgatatattatacgatattatatattattatacgatatattacaggatattatatattattatacgatatattacaggatattatatattattatacgatatattatacgatattatatattttatacgatatattatacgatattatatattttatacgatatattatacgatattatatattattatacgatatattacaggatattatatattattatacgatatattacaggatattatatattttatacgatatattatacgatattatatattattatacgatatattatacgatattatatattattatacgatatattacaggatattatatattattatatgatatattacaggatattatatattattatacgatatattacagatattatatattattatacgatatattatacgatattatatattattatacgatatattacaggatattatatattattatacgatatattacacgatattatatattattatacgatatattacacgatattatatattattatacatatattatacgatattatatattattatacgatatattacaggatattatatattattatacgatatattacacgatattatatattattatacgatatattatacgatattatatattattatacgatatattatacgatattatatattattatacgatatattacacgatattatatattattatacgatatattatacgatattatatattattatacgatatattacaggatattaaatattattatacgatatatgatacgatattatatattattatacgatatattacaggatattatatattattatacgatatattatacgatattatatattattatacgatatattacaggatattatatattattatatgatatattacaggatattatatattattatacgatatattacaggatattatatattattatacgatatattacacgatattatatattattatacgatatattatacgatattatatattattatacgatatattacaggatattatatattattatacgatatattatacgatattatatattattatacgatatattacacgatattatatattattatacgatatattatacgatattatatattattatacgatatattacacgatattatatattattatacgatatattatacgatattatatattattatacgatatattacacgatattatatattattatacgatatattatccgatattatatattattatacgatatattatacgatattatatattattatacgatatattatacgatattatatattattatacgatatattacaggatattatatattattatacgatatattacaggatattatatattattatacgatatattatacgatattatatattattatacgatatattacaggatattatatattattatacgatatattacaggatattatatattattatacgatatattatacgatattatatattattatacgatatattatacgatattatatattattatacgatatattacagatattatatattattatacgatatattacaggatattatatattattatacgatatattatacgatattatatattattatacgatatattacaggatattatatattattatacgatatattatacgatattatatattattatacgatatattatacgatattatatattattatacgatatattatacgatattatatattattatacgatatattacaggatattatatattttatacgatatattatacgatattatatattattatacgatatattatacgatattatatattattatacgatatattatacgatattatatattattatacgatatattacaggatattatatattattatacgatatattatacgatattatatattattatacgatatattacaggatattatatattattatacgatatattatacgatattatatattattatacgatatattatacgatattatatattattatacgatatattatacgatattatatattattatacgatatattacaggatattatatattattatacgatatattacaggatattatatattattatacgatatattatacgatattatatattattat
It encodes:
- the LOC137309696 gene encoding galactosylceramide sulfotransferase-like; its protein translation is MRRGLVVCDSLLMLLGLPCVVSSRAEMGLHVRTLLCRWRLMHFALLAAIFLVTVFMLFYSISQAQSPLPKSCSIRAEAPTGQTALPCSPRWELMFLKIHKTGSSTLLNVLLRYGEKHQLRFAFPDGGNDFNYPAPFQLTHVSGYRPGSCYNVIANHMRFNPAEVGRLLPRERAYFTILREPASLFESSFSYYAPIVPFTWSIPGQDKMAAFLRHPRAYYDPIALNGHYLRNLQFFDLGYDKDMDPADPRLEGILQKLEGTFSLVMLTEYFDESLVLLKDLLCWELEDVMYFPLNARAPSHLWRPLPELEAQARAWNGLDSRLYAHFNRTFWRKVDSYGRRRMTWEVAELRWLNGQMAGVCIEGGGLVEASQVRERAFRPWQPMGKRSIGGYNRKAAIEEPYRALCEAMLTPEMQYMSKMGSNLWKMRLWAYFRDLINW